One window of Candidatus Zixiibacteriota bacterium genomic DNA carries:
- a CDS encoding corrinoid protein: protein MNILEKLSQSLQNGEAAEVAELTEQGLTSGLAPGPILNDGLLAGMAIVGEKFKNHEIFLPDVLLSARAMYAGIDILKPLLAGKEIPTIGKIVIGTVQGDLHDIGKNLVAILLKGAGFNVIDLGHDVPPEKFIATALETKADVIGLSALLTTTMPVMKKVVELAREQGLYGRIKIIIGGAPVSADYAREIGADAYCFDGMSAVDCVKGFVAGR from the coding sequence ATGAATATTCTCGAAAAACTGTCCCAAAGCCTGCAAAACGGCGAAGCCGCAGAGGTCGCGGAATTGACTGAACAGGGACTCACATCCGGCCTTGCACCGGGTCCGATTCTCAACGATGGCCTGCTCGCCGGCATGGCAATCGTGGGCGAAAAATTCAAAAACCACGAGATTTTTCTGCCCGATGTTCTTCTCTCCGCAAGGGCGATGTATGCCGGGATTGATATTTTAAAACCTCTCCTGGCGGGCAAAGAAATCCCGACCATCGGCAAAATCGTCATTGGGACCGTGCAGGGAGACCTTCACGATATCGGCAAGAACCTGGTTGCTATCCTCCTGAAAGGGGCCGGCTTCAATGTTATCGATCTCGGGCATGATGTCCCTCCCGAGAAATTTATCGCGACTGCTCTGGAAACCAAAGCCGATGTTATCGGCCTCTCGGCTCTTCTTACGACAACCATGCCGGTAATGAAAAAAGTGGTTGAGCTCGCCCGGGAACAGGGCCTCTATGGCCGGATAAAAATAATTATCGGCGGCGCGCCTGTTTCGGCCGATTATGCCCGCGAAATTGGCGCCGATGCTTATTGCTTTGACGGCATGAGCGCGGTCGATTGTGTCAAAGGTTTTGTAGCGGGCAGATAG
- a CDS encoding homocysteine S-methyltransferase family protein — MTPFLDRLHERKVLVADGAMGTMLFQRGLTPGECPERINLEHPDILEEIARLYVAAGAEIIQTNTFGGSPLKLAMYHLEDKTEEINIAAVRAARKGANGQTFIAASCGPCARLLKPHGDTEPAEVLAGFERQISALVSEKIDMISVETMTDLHEAILAVRAAKAVAPSLPVSAAMTFDSTPRGFYTIMGVTVEQAAKGLADAGADIIGSNCGNGIENMIGIAAEFRKYTDLPILIRPNAGLPRMTEGVLIYPESPQFMAEKCKEMLQLGVSILGGCCGTTPEHIAALRSEVERYLSG; from the coding sequence ATGACCCCTTTCCTTGACCGCCTGCATGAGCGAAAAGTCCTTGTCGCCGATGGCGCCATGGGAACCATGCTTTTTCAAAGAGGTCTCACTCCGGGGGAATGCCCCGAACGGATAAATCTGGAGCATCCCGATATCCTTGAGGAAATCGCTCGACTTTATGTCGCGGCCGGGGCGGAAATTATTCAAACCAACACTTTTGGCGGGTCGCCGCTCAAACTGGCCATGTACCATCTTGAGGATAAAACCGAAGAAATAAATATCGCCGCTGTCCGCGCCGCACGCAAAGGCGCCAACGGCCAGACCTTTATCGCCGCCTCCTGCGGCCCCTGCGCCCGCTTGCTGAAACCGCACGGCGATACCGAACCGGCGGAAGTCCTGGCGGGATTTGAAAGGCAGATAAGCGCCCTCGTCTCCGAAAAAATCGATATGATCTCGGTCGAAACCATGACCGATTTACACGAAGCAATTCTGGCCGTCAGAGCGGCCAAAGCCGTTGCACCATCATTGCCGGTCAGCGCCGCGATGACCTTTGATTCCACCCCGAGAGGATTTTACACTATCATGGGCGTAACCGTGGAGCAAGCGGCCAAAGGGCTGGCCGATGCCGGCGCCGATATAATCGGCTCCAATTGCGGCAACGGAATAGAAAATATGATCGGCATTGCCGCCGAATTTCGTAAATATACCGACCTTCCCATTCTCATCCGCCCCAATGCCGGCCTGCCCCGTATGACCGAGGGGGTTCTTATCTATCCCGAATCACCGCAATTCATGGCGGAAAAATGCAAGGAGATGCTTCAACTCGGAGTAAGCATTCTCGGCGGATGCTGCGGCACGACCCCGGAGCATATTGCAGCCCTCAGGAGCGAGGTTGAACGCTACCTCTCAGGTTAG